The Penicillium psychrofluorescens genome assembly, chromosome: 2 nucleotide sequence CATATCGGCAGATGCTCGCGATTCTTGACGCTGACGATCAGCGCGATCAGGAGTACATGGTCATTGGAAGCGTCTTCGGTGTACGTCGGCCAGAGGAATCTAGCACGCGATCGGTTAGCCCTGTGGCCCAAAAGAGAGAGTTGCTCgagggggggaagggagatCGGTCATACTTCTCTAAAATATTCAAGTTCTCCAGAATCAACAGCGAGCGCGTGGTGAAGCCCTCCTCTTGTAAGGGCAGCCACAGCTGCTTGTGGATGACATCGGGTTTGGCCTTGCGGACTTTGGTGTCCAACCAGTGcgccttggccagcttcACCCAGGGGCTATCCTCGCGGAAATCCACGACGGCCGGTCGGGAATCCAGACTCTGCGCCATGGCAGAGTGAGTGGTTTGGGTGTGGTCGAGAGCGAAAGGCAAGGGTCGCGCAAGTCGGGAAGATCGAAATGAATAATGATGGAAGCTCCAGCTTTTTTCGAAGTCTTGGCTTGCCGAGCCCGCATCCCCCGGCTCCCCTTCACCAACTGtcctcctctctctttcattcACCCACTTTCTTTACTCCCGTCCCACcacctctcctccctctccctcatcctccgccagcgccatggaTGTGGACGCTGTGCAGATTTACCGGAACCTGGTCGACAGTCTCCTAGACCGCGCCGCGCAAGTCAAGCCGAACCAGCACATCGAGCCTCCGCTGACCGAGACACTCCTGGGCGACGCGATTTGGCATGTTTCCGGGCCGGACAAGGATATTGTCAAGCAGCTGAACCAGCAGACCCAGCTTGCTGCTGTAGAGATTGCTTTTCGCGAGAGGTTCTATCGCGTTTTGGTATGAAGCGTCACCGGACTGTTGCAACTTTACTCCGACTAATTGTTGCATCGCTACACAGGCGTCCAACTCAATCGACGACCCTGCTTTCATTCAGATCTGGAATCTCCTCGATATTGTTTCCATTTTCTCCGACAACGGTCAGTGCAGCAGCCCGATCGACGCGCCGCCTCTaacttcttccagaacaATGCGAACCAGGTCTGATCTTCTGGCTCATTGAGGAACTTCTCGACAGTCAGACCATTGACGGCTGTCGCAAGGTGTTTGACTATCTAGAGTCGCGACGAGACCGAAACACAACGGTGCGTGATAGACTTCGCCTTGATTTTATGATAGTAAAACTAACTTGCGGAAAGAAACATTTCAAACAAAAGAGCCTGATTATTCTCAGATCATGCAATGAGCTTCTGCGCAGGCTGTCCCGCGCGGAAGATACAGTATTCTGCGGTCGAGtgttcatcttcctctttcaGAGCTTTCCGCTGGGAGATAAGAGTTCCGTCAACCTTCGGGGCGAGTTCCACACCGAGAATGTGACCAACTTCGACGAAATCACGAAAGCGGCCACCCCGGAGGCAACCGAAGAAGATACGGCAATGATTGAGGCCAAGGAAGCTTCTGCAGAGGGCCAAACAGAAGAAGCGGCATCCGAAGAGCCACCACAAATCCCAAAGGTGGTTGTCTCGACGAGCAAGGACAAGAATTCCGAGACTGTTGATCTGAACGCGCTGTATCCAGTGTTCTGGAGTCTGCAATCCTATTTTTCAGCCCCGACCAAGATGTTCGATCCCGAACGTTTCACATCCTTCAAGGCCGGGCTCGAAGCCACACTTTCTGCTTTCAGGAATATCAAACCCGATCTCGAACAGGGTACGGCACGAGTCTCCGAAGAGACTCGGAAATCTAGCAAGCGGAAGCGTTCGACCGATGATGCTGAGATTGCGAGCAGCTTCAACCCGAAATATCTGACGAGTCGCGATCTATTTGACCTCGAAATCAGCGACACTGCATTTAGAAGACATGTTCTTGTCCAGGCCCTCATCCTTATCGACTTCATGCTTTCTCTTACCCCCAAATCAAAAGCCCAGCTTTCGGATCTGCCGAACAAGTCAGTCCTCTACGGGTTTATTCTGAATGAGGACGATGCCAAATGGGCAATGCGGATGAGGAAGCGAATCGAGGAGTATTTGCAGGACGGGGCGGGTGGCAAGTTCTACTATCGTATGGTGGACACCGTGCTGTCTAGGGACAAGAATTGGGTGCGCTGGAAGGCTGAGGGCTGTCCACTGATCGAACGGCCGGCCGTTTCGGTGACAGACTACCATAGCTCTCGCGAGCATGCCCTCAAGGCCTACGCTAACAAGCGTCTTCGTCCTTCTCCCATGGGAGCTCTTGATCTCAAGTTTCTTTCCGATGGTGAGTCGTTGGCCAACTTGGAGCGGCTCAAGGAATCAGACCGATACTCCGTCCCCGCGGCGGACTCGTTCATGATGAGCATTATGGATGACGAAATGGATATGGACATGGCgcagaccaaggaggagagagacaGTGCGGAACAGGCGAAGGCAAGCAAGGCCTGGCGAATCCTTCGTCTCTCTGCGAAGGCCAAACTCGCTGCCTTCGCGAAGGTTGAGGACGGCAAGAACCTAAAGATTTTGTTTGAGAGCCCTTCGGCACCTGATACCACGGCCCAGCCTAGTGACGACAT carries:
- a CDS encoding uncharacterized protein (ID:PFLUO_003640-T1.cds;~source:funannotate), which produces MDVDAVQIYRNLVDSLLDRAAQVKPNQHIEPPLTETLLGDAIWHVSGPDKDIVKQLNQQTQLAAVEIAFRERFYRVLASNSIDDPAFIQIWNLLDIVSIFSDNEQCEPGLIFWLIEELLDSQTIDGCRKVFDYLESRRDRNTTKHFKQKSLIILRSCNELLRRLSRAEDTVFCGRVFIFLFQSFPLGDKSSVNLRGEFHTENVTNFDEITKAATPEATEEDTAMIEAKEASAEGQTEEAASEEPPQIPKVVVSTSKDKNSETVDLNALYPVFWSLQSYFSAPTKMFDPERFTSFKAGLEATLSAFRNIKPDLEQGTARVSEETRKSSKRKRSTDDAEIASSFNPKYLTSRDLFDLEISDTAFRRHVLVQALILIDFMLSLTPKSKAQLSDLPNKSVLYGFILNEDDAKWAMRMRKRIEEYLQDGAGGKFYYRMVDTVLSRDKNWVRWKAEGCPLIERPAVSVTDYHSSREHALKAYANKRLRPSPMGALDLKFLSDGESLANLERLKESDRYSVPAADSFMMSIMDDEMDMDMAQTKEERDSAEQAKASKAWRILRLSAKAKLAAFAKVEDGKNLKILFESPSAPDTTAQPSDDIANDSEATPQATESTVQGSSQPSQDQDLEKGTEVPEELVEGNNVVDDAKQEASGTKAEDTNENTHIAPSASDDGPKESLAT